The following proteins are encoded in a genomic region of Nicotiana sylvestris chromosome 4, ASM39365v2, whole genome shotgun sequence:
- the LOC104215427 gene encoding uncharacterized protein has product MVAPPNIEEGQSTYRPPRFNGQYYGWWKTRMHDFIMAKDSELWDVICDRPFLPTKNHGDPQVAIPKTRKEFNDADRKAIEKNFRAKKLLVCGIGPDEYNKISACQSSKEILESLQTTHERTTQVK; this is encoded by the coding sequence ATGGTTGCTCCTCCAAACATCGAAGAAGGCCAGTCTACTTACAGACCACCTAGGTTCAATGGACAGTATTATGGATGGTGGAAAACTAGAATGCATGACTTCATCATGGCTAAAGATTCTGAGCTATGGGATGTCATATGTGATAGACCATTTCTTCCTACCAAAAACCATGGGGACCCACAAGTAGCCATTCCCAAGACAAGGAAAGAATTCAATGATGCAGATAGAAAGGCCATAGAGAAGAATTTTCGTGCTAAGAAACTTTTGGTATGTGGTATTGGACCGGATGAATACAACAAGATATCTGCATGTCAATCATCCAAAGAAATCTTAGAATCCCTTCAAACGACTCATGAACGAACAACACAGGTCAAGTAA